ACAGTCGGGGCATCCGGTGGTGTGTACGGAGTGTTAATGGCATTTGCTTTAATGTTTCCAAATCGTCCAATTTATTTATACTTCTTCATCCCAATTCCTGCCAAATATTTAATTGGTTTCATGATATTGATCGAATTCTTTTCTGTCGGCGATCAATCGCTCACAGCTCATTTAGCACATATCGGCGGTGCGGTTATTGGCGTAATTTTTTATTTCATCGATAAACGTTCTGTATTATCAGTTTCCGATTACTTAAATCAATTCAAAAAATCAAACGAAAAATGGTCTGGTTTTAGAAAACCGAGCAAAGATATTAGCGATGTGCATTACTATGATGTCGATGAGAAAGAAGAATTGGTAGATCAAGAAGAAATTGATAGAATACTTGATAAAATAAGCAGGAAAGGTTATCAGAGTCTTTCGGAAGCAGAAAAAAGAATTCTGTTCGATGCGAGTAAGAAGTTGTAATGCTCAGATGAAATTTTTTATTTCTCTTTTTTTAATAACTATTATTTTAATTACGAGTTGCAATTCCTCAGATATCATTGAGGAAGAAATATTTGTGCAGATTTATTCAGAGCTGTTGATCTCTAAAGA
The genomic region above belongs to Ignavibacteria bacterium and contains:
- a CDS encoding rhomboid family intramembrane serine protease, which codes for MAYRDRNYRSSFFGGFSFFPPVIKNLMIINGVVFLIQIFLQGFTFTNSFGERVSVANLLTEYFALIPLGYGFLPWQLITFQFMHGSFTHILFNMLYLWMFGMELENAWGSKKFLIYYLTCGVGAGLTQLFLSPLFDGALAPTVGASGGVYGVLMAFALMFPNRPIYLYFFIPIPAKYLIGFMILIEFFSVGDQSLTAHLAHIGGAVIGVIFYFIDKRSVLSVSDYLNQFKKSNEKWSGFRKPSKDISDVHYYDVDEKEELVDQEEIDRILDKISRKGYQSLSEAEKRILFDASKKL